DNA sequence from the Methylomonas albis genome:
ACTGACGGCTTTCAAGGCCAAACGGGCCGGCTGAAACTGCAAGGCTCTTTTACCCAATTTACGCAGCTTGCTCCAAAATCCGCCGACGTTACCCAAGCCATCCACGCCTTGCAGATATTGGTAAAGATTTCCGTCCGGACCCTGGCGGATTTCGCCGATATAGCCCAGGCCCATGATTTGCTCCAGACTATCTTCGTCGATACCGTAAAATTGTTCCAGCTCGCCAAGACCCTGAACTTGATAGACATTGCCATCCGGCGCTTCATACAACTCGCCGATACCATCCTGGCCTTGAATGCCGGCTTGTCTGAGAAACGGCGTGGCCGCAGTCAGCACGGCAGCGCCGCCGGGAATGAATGGCGCAAATGTGCGGGCAATCGGCAGCGCCCGTTTCAGGCCGCGCTTGACCCGGCTCCAGAACCCGCCTATCGGATTGCCTAGGCCATCGACACCCTGCACAAATTGATACACCTGCCCGTCCGGTCCCTGGCGCATTTCCCCCAGATAACCGATGCCCATCATTTGCGTGACATCGTTTTCATTTAAATATTGCATGACATTTCTCCTGTCGGCTGCTTGACTTATTGCACGTCGCGGGTCAGATAACCGTCCAGCACCACCCAAATGCGTAACGGTCCGATGATGTTAGCCAGCCGTTTTTCCGGCGAATCGACGGTTAGCTCTGAACCCGGCAGGCCTTGCGGAAAAGCCAGTTCCACCCGAAAATTTTGCTGAGGCTCGATAAACACCGGCTCCGCGAAGCGGAAGGTGGCGGTAGGATCCGGCTCGCCATGATTGCTGATCGTCGGGAAACCGGGGCTGATACCCGCCCCGGAGGGGAACCAGAAAGTCGGCATTTCGATCATGGTTTTTTCGCCGACGATCAGAGAAATGACCGAGTTGTAGATCAGATCGGCCAGAATTTCGCTTTCGCTGGTCACAGCCAGACTTTCAACTTCCACACTGCCACCGGCGCCGCCTTTCGGTGTAATCTTTTTCTTTTCGGCGATGCGCATATTCGACACGATCACCCGTAACGCGCGGGCTTCGAAGGTGTTCAAACTCGGCAACATCCCGGCCGCCTGCATATTGGTTTCCAAGCGGGTTTTGCCTTGCACATCGACAAAAAATCGAATCACCCGCGGATCGGTCATAAAATCTTTAAAGACTTTTTTCGGGTCTTTATCCGATACGTGAAACGCGTCGTACAGGGGTGCGTGCAGTTTTTCTTTCACGCCTTGCATCTTGGCCATGACCATCTCCTCAACTAATGATTTTCGATTCAATCAAGCCGCATTAGGCTGCTTGATTTGGTTTACCAGCGGTTTTCAGCTAATGCGTTCGTACAAGCGGCCGTCCTCGCCGAGGAAATAGCGGCCTAGCGTCTGGCTTTCGGCTGCAGATGGTGCGGAAGCCTTTGCCTCGCCGGACTCGGCTAGACTGTGGATTTGAAAGTCGCCGGTTTGGTAGAGCTTGCCGTCTTCTCCAAGAAAAAACTGCCCTGCCCCAGCGCCCTCCACACCGGCCAAGTCCTGCAGCTGATACAAAATCCCGTCGTCGCCTAGGAACAAGCTTTGGGTTCCCGAGGGACCGGGGTTTACGATCATCAATTCATCCAAGCCCAATTGCTGGTCAGTACTCATCACCGCCTCCAATGTTTCCAGTTTATTGCCGGCATTGCCCTAGCCTTCGATACCTTGCGCTGTTACCCGATAACTGCCGCCGACAATGTAAAGTTGCGTGCCTTCGACATTGCTGACCAGTCTGGGCGGATCTTCCAGGCGATGAATGTAAGTCAGGGCTTGTCCTTGCTGGCCTTTATCTGAACGGTAGATCAAACCCACTAATTCGCCCAACTCGACCACAACGGGCGGAATGGTTCGACAGTGCTTAACCTTCATCACGCCGCTGGCCCCGAAACTGTTGAAACGGCTGTACAAGTCCTCGCCTTGCGCCAGCTCTTCTTGCTTAACCGCGTCGAAAATACGTCCGCTAGCCTTAGAAAACGGGGCATCATGATTAGTCATTTTCGTGGCCTACGCAGTACCGCCGGTGGTAATTCCACGGCGCGCATGGCTTGCATTTTCACCGGTCTGACCGAACCCACCGGCTTCAACGCCACCGGCCGTAAGGCTTGCATCGTAGCGGGCGCCATTACCGGTTTAGGCGTCGTTGATACTGTATCGGGAACCAACAGCCGCCAGTCACGCAATAGCCGCTCAAGCCGATTAGCCAGGTGGGGACGCGGTTTGGCTGCCAGGCCTTGCCGCCAAATCCGTCGCAACACCGCTTGCAACCAGGCGCTTTTTTGCAATAACTGCCGGCGCTTCAGCATATGCCACAGCGTTTTGATGCGCGGATCATTTGGCTTGAATGCTTCGTGGCTGATGGCTCGCAGCAAATCCGGTATTAGCGAAGACACGTCAGGATTTGCATCCAGGCCGTGCAATGTGACGCTATCCGTTGCCGCCACAGCCCGCGGCAAGGGTACAATTTTTTTTACCGCCGCTTGTGACGACCAGCCCATCGCATGCGGCATCGTCGCGTCCAGCGGAATCCATTGACCGCGATACAGTACTTCCAGGTAAATATGACTGAACTGATCCGGGCGAGCCGGATTGGCGCCGCTTAACACCAATCTGACCGGATGGCCGATGGCTTCCAACATTGCGCCGAGCAGAATGGTCATATCGTCGCAATCGCCGGCCCGCAGCTGTAACATGCGTCTTGCCGAATGCAGCACCTCCACTCGAAAGGTATCCTTGGTATAGCGAATGTTTTGTTGTACCCATTCGAATAAGGCTTTTATTTCAGCCAGATAATCCTTGGGTTTGACCGCGCGCTGCAACAAAATATCGATGGCCGACTGGCGCACCGTAAAGTCCTTAGCGCCGGTTTTAATCAGTTCGCATACCTGTTCGACCGTCTGCAAGGTGCCCGGATAACCGCTGGGGATTTTTCTGATTTGGATATTAGCTTGCGTAGGCATGGTGGTTTAGCTTCCAGTAATTTGGGTATCCAACAACGAAACCAAAGTCGTCTAAAGCTAATAGAGCAACGCCCATGCCATGCATGAACAGCCATGAATTTATAGAGTTAAGTTATTATTTATATTGGGAGTTTGAAATGTATTCCCGAACATGCATTACCGGCAAAACCATTCAGCCTCATAAAATTTATGATGTTAAAGCTTTAAGGAACAGGACCTGATAACCGGCCAGCCATGACAGGTACGCCAGTCATAAAAATTATGAGCGTGCTCATCAAGTTTATGAGCGGCAGACTAATTTTTCGCTCGCGAGATTTATGCAAAAAAATCAGCGAGAACGCTTATTCTGTAATAGACAGTATTTACCCCGGTTATTTAGCCGGGCAAAAAAACATACTATAAATCCAGCCTTGAAATTTCCGGGTTCTCCGTTCATGCTTCGACCGGCTCTGCACGAACGGATAGACGGTTGATTTACCATGACCGCCGTTCGCACTGAGGTGGTCTAAGTGGAATTTTTAGAGGTTCCCCCTAATAAGCATGCCCCATCTGAATCACAATCAGCCCGGACTTAAAAACTATGAGCGACTCAAGAACCCGCCTGGATAAAATCAATGCCCGGATCAGAAACAACCCGGTATTGTCCTTGTTGATAGCAGTCAGCACAGTGGTTATCGGCCTTTCGACTTTTACCAGTGCCACCCGCAACTTGATGGAACTGTTTAGCAGCGCGGAACAGCGACCGGCGATCAACGGGCTATGGCAGGCTCAGGTAAGCTATGACTGGCCTAATGCCGATTATCAAGAAAGTTTCAATTTCGCCGGTAGCGATAAGCAGCTATACGGCAGTGCGTCGTTTACCCGCAGCGTGAACGGCATTTTGGAAGGGGAAGTGGTGGCAGATACGGTGCATTTCATCATTAAAACGCCGGAGTCTTCCGGCTCTGAGCCTATCCGCGAGGCGATCCACCGTTATCAGGGCAAAATTGTCGGCGATGAAATTAAATTCGTGATGCAAACCGAAGGCAGTTATTCGGCGCACGTACCTATCGAATTTACCGCAAAAAGAAGCTCTAACCCCGCGGTCCAGCCTGCGCCGACACCAAACTGAGCCGGGCATTGCCTGGAACAGCACAAGCTTCTTTTCCAGTGGCTAAAGTCTGCACCAAACTCAACGGCGTTGTATTCAGGGTGCATATTCGACCCGTTTTGATCGATTGATCCATCTAATTCAATGACAGCAAGTTGACCTATATTTGTCCAACTGCGTAGCCTGGTTTGGTAGCCTTCACTCCCTGGTTTCCATTCCATCCAGGCTACGCTGGCTACCGTGCTAAAATTCTGTTCAATAAATCAGGACGAGCTTGAAAAACCTTTTCCGTACAGCGTATGAAGGAACGAATCCAATGTCTGAACTTGCTTTGAAACTCATTGAAGAAAACAAGCTTACCCTTTCTCCAATATTAGACTTGGGTAATTGCGGCCTAACTGAAGTTCCAATGGAAATTTCAGAGTTAGTCTGGCTAGAAGAACTTTCATTTTCTAATTTAAAGGAAGTCTTTGGGTTTGAGAGAAAAAACCAGAACAATGGCCCTGTAAATAAAATTAGCTACTTCAAGAAAAAAGGCAAAAACAACCCATTTTTAAAACTCATCAATCTTAAGAAGCTCTGGTTTAATTGTTTCGATGGACAAACTTCTTATAGTCCTGAAAGCCTTTCCTCGTTAACGAACCTAAAAAACCTGGAGTGGCTGGATTTTTCTAACACTAGAGTTTCGGACATTTCCTCCCTATCACAATTAAAAAAATTAGAGTGGCTTGATCTTTCCAATACAAAATTATCCAGCATATACCCAATTTCTAATCTTGTGAATTTACAGGTACTTGACATATCAGGCACCAAAGTCGCTGATTTAACTCCTCTAAAAAACTTAAAAAACATAAAATCACTTTTTATCACTCGCACAAAAGTACAAGATTTATCGCCTATCGCTGGCATGAATAACATCGAAAAACTTTATTGCGGTGGAACAGCGGTTGACACTTTAAGCCATTTGGCAAAATTAAATACACTTAAAGAGCTAAACGCGCACAATACAAAAATCATTGATTTAAGTCCAATAAATCAATTAACAAATCTAGTAAAAGTCGACATCAGCGACAACAACATCGTTGATATAAACCCGTTAGCGAGTCTTATTGATTTGAGAAGTCTTGATATTTCGGGGACGAGGCATGCAGACTTAACTGCTCTGAAACAACTATCAAATTTAGAGACTTTAGATATTGGCCGAAAGAATGGTTTTTCGGTTGGTACTGATTTAGAGCCATTAAAAAACTTAATCGCACTTAAAGTATTGCGAATAAAAGGTTCGAAGGAGGTTGATCTGACACCGATACTCGGGCTAGAAAGCCTTAATCACATTGCAGCCATATCTATCCCTATCAGCGATCTATCCCCCTTTATTCCTTGGATTAGATCAGGAATTCCCATAAAAATAAAATCTCTCTCCTCGTTATGGCAAAGCTCTCATGGTTATAACAGCATTACAGTTGATAGTGATCATCTTACGATTCCACCTGCTGAGATTGTCAAGCAGGGCGCCAAAGCCATCCTGAATTACTTTGATGAAAAACAAAAACAAGGCATCGATCACTTATACGAAGCAAAATTATTAATTGTTGGCGAAGGTGGGGCTGGAAAAACCAGTTTATTGAGAAGGCTTTATCAAACCAATAAGCCACTTCCCGAGGAAGCGGAAACTACCAAGGGAATAGCAATTCATCGACACGAATTTAAACTCGATAATGACCGGATTTTTCGTCTAAATGTTTGGGATTTTGGTGGCCAGGAAATCTACCACTCTACTCATCAGTTTTTCCTTACAAGACGCTCCTTATACGTATTACTAGACGATACCAGAAAAGATAATAAAACCGTTCAAGACGAAGGTTTCAAATACTGGCTGGAAGTAGTTGATCAATTGTCCGATCATAGTCCGCTTTTAATATTCCAAAATGAGAAAGGAGGACGCAGCAAGAAAATTGACGAAGCCGGCATTAAAGGTCGATTTGATAACGTTAAAGACGTATTTCGGGGTAACCTCGAAAACATTAACGCCGCAGATAAGCTAAAAGGTGCACTTGAATACTACGCTCGAAATCTTCCACACATAGGCGAAGTGCTTCCAGCCCGTTGGGTTTCTATCCGAGCAGATATTGAAACGTTGGCTGAACACAAACCTCATATTACGTTGCAAGAATACTTCGACCTTTACTCTAAACATTTACCATTCGATCGTGATAAAGCCTTGTTTTTAAGCCGTTATCTACACGACCTTGGCGTGTTTTTACATTTTCAGGACGATAGGAACTTACTAAAAACAATCATTCTGCAAAATACTTGGGCCACAGAAGCAGTATTCAAAATGCTGGACGATGAAGTTGTTAAGACTGCGTTGGGACATTTCAGTCTGCAAGATTGCCAAAGAGTTTGGCAAGATTCTCAATATGCCGACATGCACGCTGAACTACTGGCCCTAATGCAGAAGTTTGAACTTTGTTATCAGCTACCTGACACAGGCACCGAGACATGGCTTACTCCACAACTGCTGCCCCCATCAAAACCTGCCGCGCTAGCGTCTTGGGAACAGCCAGGTGACTTAGTATTGCGCTACCGCTACGAATTTATGCCCAAAGGTTTGGTTAGCCGTCTGATGGTGCGCCAACATCGTTTCGTATCACACCCTGAATTGGGTTGGGTTACTGGTATGTTGTTTGAACAGGATATCAGCGAAATTCTCGTTGAAATTGCACCGAAGGGTGGGGAAATTATCTTACGCGCACGAGGCCCGGAGCGTAAGGAATTGCTAACGGTCATCTCGACCGGTTTAGATTCATTAAACGATAGCTTTCATTTAAACGACGAAAAACATAATGAAAAAGTCGAAAAGCTCGTGCCATGCAATTGTAAAAAATGCCGCGAACAGACTAGGCCGGAATCTTTCGATTTAAAACGACTTTTGCAACGTAAACGCGATAAAAAACTAAAAGTAGAATGTCCGGCCAGTTACGAAGAAGTAGATGTATTGGAGTTGCTGGATGGCATCCGCTCAGACCGTCTACCTGCGTGGGCAGAGGAAACTAACCCAATGAAGAAGCCTTTAAAAATATTTATTTCATATGCGCATGTCCAGAGAAAATATGCCTCTATCTTCAAGGAAGATTTTGAACAATATATTCGTTTACCAGAGTTAAATGTTGAAGTTTTTGCTGATCAAGAAATTCCAATCGGCGATGATTGGGATCATTTTCTGCAGGGCAAGATTGCCAATTGCGACGTAATGATTCTGTTAGTCAGTCAGGAGTTCATGAATTCGCAATACATACAGGAAAAAGAATTCAGTGTCGCTGTTGAGCGCCTGAAGTCTGATGCTCGTAATCAGCTGTTAATTGCACCTATTTATTTTGCCCCATGCCAATTTAATTCCGACGAAGAACTAGCTAGGCTGCAGTTTTTTAAGCCGCATGGGGATCAATTCGACCAAGCACAAAAAGGAACCAATTTTGCATATACCGATTTAATAAAATTCCGGGAAACGGATGGCCAACCAATTCCAAACTCTAACCGGCAGCATTACATGATGGAGCTAATGAAAAAGTTGAAGCCGGAATTACTAAAACTTAAAGGAAATGACTAGTAAAATTAGCCGAATAAGCCTAGAAACTCATCCTATACCCACCTGTTGGATAATCGCCGGACCCAACGGCGCGGGTAAAACCACCTTCGCGTTGGAATACCTGCCATCGGTGGTGGGTTGCCGGCACTTCGTCAATGCCGATTTGATCGCCGCCGGCCTGTCGCCGCTGGCGCCGGAACAACACTTGGCGGCCGCCAGCCGTTTGTTCCTGAACGAAATCGAAGACTGTATCGCCGCGCGCCTGGATTTCGCCTTTGAAACCACCCTGTCCGGACGTGGCTATCTCAAGCTGATCGAGCGTTTTCATTCCACCGGCTGGCGGGTGGAGTTGATCTACCTGGCCTTGCCCAGCGCCGAAATGTCGAAATTGCGGGTCGCGGAACGCGTCGCCCATGGTGGCCACAATATTCCCGATGCCGATGTGGCACGCCGTTTTCCGCGCAGTTTGCACAATTTATTGAACATCTTTGCCTCACAGGTCGATCAAACCCGCTGCTTCATGAACAGCGGCGGTATCCCCGAATTGGTATTTCAGAAAACCGGAACTACACGGGAAGTCTCACATCCCGAACTTTTTATATTGTTACAACAACAGGCCCAACCATGAGCGAACTTACTAATCCAACCCCCAACCCGGATACACAAGCCATGCTGGATTGTCTGCGTCAGGCCGTCAGCAAAACTCTGGAACGTAAGCGCCGGTTAGGTCAATACGTGGTGCAATGGGACGGCAAAGCACCGTTCGCGATTGGCGACGATGCGCCGGACACATTGAAGCCGAAACAGGAATAAGGCAGGGCTCCATCGGCCACCCCAAAAACCGAACCACTCTCCTTACGAGCTAAATCGTCCAGCCTGGGCCGGTACCGCTGTTTGTGCCCACGCGGAAGAAATTGTAGGTAAATTTCCCGCCCTAGGTCTGTTATAGGATTTTAGCCGGTCAGTCACCAACTGCTAATGACCAAAACCGTTAATTGACCAGCTTGAAAAAACCAACCCATTTGAAAACCGTCACTTATTCGACTTAAAAATTAACAGGCAAGCGCCCAGCCATATCGGCTTTGCGCGCAACCATCTTCTCCGCCAGCGCCTGGCTGCCGCCGCTGTCAATAATGACCTGCCGAATCTGTTCGTCGGGAATCCGTGTCACCACCATTATGCTCTGCTTGATGTCGTCAGCACTCATGTCAGCGAACAGCTTGACGGCGTGCGGGTTGCCAGCGTCATGCCGCAGTACATCGAGCTCGTCCACGCGGGTGCCGAATGCTTTGCCTTTGGGATCCCCCTGCGCCCGGAATGCCAGTGCGCCGCCCACATCAAGTGTCAGCACTTTGCTGTCGACGACACCCTGGTTGTCGCCATTGAAGCCGGCGGCGTCCCAGTTGGCCGTCCAGGCATGCACAGCAAACCAGTGCTGAGCCTGTTTGCGCTCGCTTTCACTAAGATGCGCAATGCACTTTTTATCCAGTTCGACCCACTCTGTTGCGATCTGATCAGGCGCGTTTGTGTGCAGATAAATCAAAGTCGGCGCACCAGCCAGTTGGTAGAGTTTGGCTGCCATCATTTCGTTGCGTGCATGCGCCTGCGATTCCAGGGTCTTCACGTAATAGCGTCGTCCGTTGTCGTCCTGATAAATGCCTGCGGGGTTGGTGCCTAACTGCCCGGCAAGCCGCTGCATAGTGTTGGTATCAATCAGCGGCAATCGCTAGGCTCCGGGTTGGGGATGGGTTTGGTTCGGCGCACCAGGGCCAATTGTGCCGGTGTTTCGATGGCACCCTTGCGCGCATGGCGAACCGCATGAATCGCCGCTTCGGCATCCATGCCTAATTCCACCAGTAGCCGCGCCGCGATCATGCCCGCCCGGCCTAGCCCGCCTTTGCAATGCACCAGCACATCATAGCCATGGCGCAACATCTCGCGAATCTCGCGGCCTTGCTCGACCCACTGTTGTTCAAAGGCCTGGGTAGGCACGGAATAGTCGGCAATAGGCAGATGGCGCCAGGCTATGCCTAGTCGGCGAATTTCATGCCCAAGCTGCGGCACTTTGAGGGCGGTGAGCTCTGCGGGTTCGACGAGTGTTAGCACCAGCTTTGCCCCCCAGGCCGCAATGGCATCCAAATCGATGCCGAGGTCGCGCTCCCAAGCCCCGGTGTAAGCAAAACGGTCGTGCTTGCCTGGACAGAAGGTGATGCCTATCCGGCCATGCGACGGGCTGGCTCGGACTTCTGCGATTTGAATAGGGTGTGAGTGACTGGTACGCGCCGCTATCATAGTGCCATCCTGCCGAAATATTGCATGTCTGCGCACGAGTCTAGCACGAGCAACCGTACTGGTAATCCAGCATATAGTTGAACATGGCGGTGACTGAAATGAAATGATCTAATAAACTCGTACACCTCGTGCACGGCCCGTAGAGATAAAGATGAGTAACACCGAAGCGCCCAGCGATCATGAACTGATTTTACGAAGCAAGCCCATTTCATTAGCAAATCTGTCTATCCCTTAACTATGCCTAATCGCCTTGAGCAGCAAGCTATCGATATTACACACCAAAAACGCTTACTGAATATCTTTAGCGGTTCGGTTGGTAACCTAGTGGAATATTTCGACTGGGCGATCTATGCGGCCTTTGCGTTGTACTTTGCGCCCGCCTTTTTCCCGGAAAGCGATCAGACTGCGCAATTGCTGAATAATGCGGCGATATTTGCCGTGGGCTTTATCTTTCGCCCCTTGGGCGGCTGGTTGCTGGGCAGTCTGGCGGACCGCAAAGGCCGTAAGAGTGCGTTGGTCTTATCGGTCAGTCTGATGTGTTTAGGCTCCTTAATCATCGCCTGTACGCCGGGTTATGCGGTGATCGGCGACTGGGCTCCAGCCTTGCTGTTGTTCGCCCGCATGTTGCAGGGATTTAGCATTGGTGGCGAGTATGGCAGCTCGGCAACCTACCTTAGTGAAATGGCAACGGCTAATCGTCGTGGCTATTACTCAAGCTTTCAGTATGTCACCATCGTTTTGGGCCAGATCCTGGCCTTAGGCTTGTTGATGCTCTTGCAAAAGTGTCTTTTAAGCAGCGAAGAACTGCATGATTGGGGTTGGCGGATTGGATTTATTGTCGGCGGCCTGCTCGCGGTCGTCGCCATGGGTTTGCGCGGTAATATGGCGGAAACAGCCGCCTTTGTGGAGCAACACACCTATTCCAGCCGGCATGCCAATCTGCGGGAATTGCTTAAATACCCTAAGCAGATTTTCACCGTGGTGGCGCTAACCGCCGGCGGTACCTTGTCCTACTATACCTTCACGGTCTATATGCAGAAGTTTCTGGTCAACACCACTGGTTTCAGCAAGGACGACGCCACACTGATCTGCACCATCGCCTTAGTGGCGTTTATGGTGATGCAACCGATCTTTGGCTTGCTTTCAGACTTTATCGGCCGCCGCTTCATGTTGATTGCATTTGGCGCGTGCGCAACGGTTTTTACAGTGCCTATCCTGGCCTTACTGTCCCAGCCGCAAAGTATCGAATCCGCTTTATTCTGGTATATCTGCGCCTTGCTGATAGTCTCGGGATATTCATCGGTCAACGCCATTGTCAAAGCTGAGTTATTTCCAGTGCATATTCGAGCGCTAGGGGTGGGTTTTCCTTATGCCCTGACGGTGGCCTTGTTCGGCGGCACCGCAGAATATCTGGCCTTATGGATGAAAAGCCTGGGGCATCCGGAGTGGTTTGCTTATTACGTCAGCGTCTGCGCTGCCTTGTCATTGATCGTCGCCATAACGATGAAGGAGCCAATGAAAACATCGCGGCTGAATCGATAAAACCGGCTATATAGAGTTTGCTCAGTAAATCAGCCGCTGCAATGAAGAGCAAGTCGGGCCGACCAAGAGGAGTTAAAGGGTGCGATTGAAGCATTTATCGTGAGGCAATCAGAAGGCCCAGCCTTTTAATGGGCGCCGAAGAGAGGTACGGCGTAGTCAGATAAAAAATGTAATAGCTAATTTACGCAATTAAATACTAGCTTGGGTAAGCGTTTCAGTCTAGGCCATATCCAACGTCTCTAAATTCCGCACATAGAAAATAGACCTGCCTCGAGGCACCGCAGCGATTTTGCTTGCCGATTGCCCGTGAGTTTGGGATAAATAAAGCCTGTTACCACGACACCCAATCTTATGAACTACTGGCTAATGAAATCCGAACCCGATACCTTCGGCATCCACGACTTGATTAAACGCCCCGCACAAACTGAACATTGGGATGGTGTGCGTAACTACCAAGCGCGGAACATGATGCGGGATGCCATGAAAATCGGCGATCAGGTGTTTTTTTACCATTCCAATTGCGACGAACCGGGCATCGTCGGCATCATGCAAGTGGC
Encoded proteins:
- a CDS encoding transglutaminase-like domain-containing protein — encoded protein: MPTQANIQIRKIPSGYPGTLQTVEQVCELIKTGAKDFTVRQSAIDILLQRAVKPKDYLAEIKALFEWVQQNIRYTKDTFRVEVLHSARRMLQLRAGDCDDMTILLGAMLEAIGHPVRLVLSGANPARPDQFSHIYLEVLYRGQWIPLDATMPHAMGWSSQAAVKKIVPLPRAVAATDSVTLHGLDANPDVSSLIPDLLRAISHEAFKPNDPRIKTLWHMLKRRQLLQKSAWLQAVLRRIWRQGLAAKPRPHLANRLERLLRDWRLLVPDTVSTTPKPVMAPATMQALRPVALKPVGSVRPVKMQAMRAVELPPAVLRRPRK
- a CDS encoding COR domain-containing protein, producing MSELALKLIEENKLTLSPILDLGNCGLTEVPMEISELVWLEELSFSNLKEVFGFERKNQNNGPVNKISYFKKKGKNNPFLKLINLKKLWFNCFDGQTSYSPESLSSLTNLKNLEWLDFSNTRVSDISSLSQLKKLEWLDLSNTKLSSIYPISNLVNLQVLDISGTKVADLTPLKNLKNIKSLFITRTKVQDLSPIAGMNNIEKLYCGGTAVDTLSHLAKLNTLKELNAHNTKIIDLSPINQLTNLVKVDISDNNIVDINPLASLIDLRSLDISGTRHADLTALKQLSNLETLDIGRKNGFSVGTDLEPLKNLIALKVLRIKGSKEVDLTPILGLESLNHIAAISIPISDLSPFIPWIRSGIPIKIKSLSSLWQSSHGYNSITVDSDHLTIPPAEIVKQGAKAILNYFDEKQKQGIDHLYEAKLLIVGEGGAGKTSLLRRLYQTNKPLPEEAETTKGIAIHRHEFKLDNDRIFRLNVWDFGGQEIYHSTHQFFLTRRSLYVLLDDTRKDNKTVQDEGFKYWLEVVDQLSDHSPLLIFQNEKGGRSKKIDEAGIKGRFDNVKDVFRGNLENINAADKLKGALEYYARNLPHIGEVLPARWVSIRADIETLAEHKPHITLQEYFDLYSKHLPFDRDKALFLSRYLHDLGVFLHFQDDRNLLKTIILQNTWATEAVFKMLDDEVVKTALGHFSLQDCQRVWQDSQYADMHAELLALMQKFELCYQLPDTGTETWLTPQLLPPSKPAALASWEQPGDLVLRYRYEFMPKGLVSRLMVRQHRFVSHPELGWVTGMLFEQDISEILVEIAPKGGEIILRARGPERKELLTVISTGLDSLNDSFHLNDEKHNEKVEKLVPCNCKKCREQTRPESFDLKRLLQRKRDKKLKVECPASYEEVDVLELLDGIRSDRLPAWAEETNPMKKPLKIFISYAHVQRKYASIFKEDFEQYIRLPELNVEVFADQEIPIGDDWDHFLQGKIANCDVMILLVSQEFMNSQYIQEKEFSVAVERLKSDARNQLLIAPIYFAPCQFNSDEELARLQFFKPHGDQFDQAQKGTNFAYTDLIKFRETDGQPIPNSNRQHYMMELMKKLKPELLKLKGND
- a CDS encoding zeta toxin family protein, with the translated sequence MTSKISRISLETHPIPTCWIIAGPNGAGKTTFALEYLPSVVGCRHFVNADLIAAGLSPLAPEQHLAAASRLFLNEIEDCIAARLDFAFETTLSGRGYLKLIERFHSTGWRVELIYLALPSAEMSKLRVAERVAHGGHNIPDADVARRFPRSLHNLLNIFASQVDQTRCFMNSGGIPELVFQKTGTTREVSHPELFILLQQQAQP
- a CDS encoding cyclin-dependent kinase inhibitor 3 family protein, encoding MIAARTSHSHPIQIAEVRASPSHGRIGITFCPGKHDRFAYTGAWERDLGIDLDAIAAWGAKLVLTLVEPAELTALKVPQLGHEIRRLGIAWRHLPIADYSVPTQAFEQQWVEQGREIREMLRHGYDVLVHCKGGLGRAGMIAARLLVELGMDAEAAIHAVRHARKGAIETPAQLALVRRTKPIPNPEPSDCR
- a CDS encoding MFS transporter — translated: MPNRLEQQAIDITHQKRLLNIFSGSVGNLVEYFDWAIYAAFALYFAPAFFPESDQTAQLLNNAAIFAVGFIFRPLGGWLLGSLADRKGRKSALVLSVSLMCLGSLIIACTPGYAVIGDWAPALLLFARMLQGFSIGGEYGSSATYLSEMATANRRGYYSSFQYVTIVLGQILALGLLMLLQKCLLSSEELHDWGWRIGFIVGGLLAVVAMGLRGNMAETAAFVEQHTYSSRHANLRELLKYPKQIFTVVALTAGGTLSYYTFTVYMQKFLVNTTGFSKDDATLICTIALVAFMVMQPIFGLLSDFIGRRFMLIAFGACATVFTVPILALLSQPQSIESALFWYICALLIVSGYSSVNAIVKAELFPVHIRALGVGFPYALTVALFGGTAEYLALWMKSLGHPEWFAYYVSVCAALSLIVAITMKEPMKTSRLNR